The following are encoded together in the Cicer arietinum cultivar CDC Frontier isolate Library 1 chromosome 2, Cicar.CDCFrontier_v2.0, whole genome shotgun sequence genome:
- the LOC101509572 gene encoding heterogeneous nuclear ribonucleoprotein 1: MQSDNGKLFIGGISWDTNEERLREYFSTYGEVKEAVIMKDRTTGRARGFGFVVFIDPAVAEIVIKEKHNIDGRMVEAKKAVPRDDQNVLSRNSGSIQGSRGPGRTRKIFVGGLASTVTESDFKKYFDQFGTITDVVVMYDHNTQRPRGFGFITYDSEEAVDQVLLKTFHELNGKMVEVKRAVPKELSPGPSRSPLSGYNYGLSRVNSFLNGFTQGYTPNTVGNYGLRMDGRFSPVAGGRNAFAQFGSGYGMSMNFEPGLSAGFGGNANFNGNLSYGRGLNPYFIGNSNRFGSPVGYESGNGGNSSFFSSVTRNLWGNGSLNYGTSSANSNAYIGSGSGSVGGNTFSNTGGVNWGSSAISGHGGGNNVSQSGGNLGYGGGNNGYGLGTEGYGRSSGSTLAPTSSYSTSNGGGGVDGAFADFYNNNSVYGDPTWRSSNSERDGSGPFGYGLGGAASDVSAKTSPGYVGGYTVNKRQPNRGITT; the protein is encoded by the exons ATGCAATCCGATAATGGCAAGCTATTTATAGGTGGAATATCTTGGGACACAAATGAAGAACGACTCAGAGAGTATTTCAGTACTTATGGTGAAGTTAAGGAAGCAGTGATAATGAAGGATCGGACAACCGGTAGAGCCCGTGGATTTGGTTTTGTTGTTTTTATCGATCCAGCAGTTGCAGAAATTGTCATAAAAGAGAAGCACAACATTGACGGACGGATG GTTGAGGCGAAGAAAGCTGTTCCTAGGGATGATCAAAACGTATTGAGTAGAAACAGTGGTAGCATCCAAGGTTCTCGTGGTCCAGGTCGCACGAGAAAGATATTTGTTGGGGGCTTAGCTTCTACTGTAACAGAGAGTGATTTCAAGAAGTATTTTGATCAGTTTGGGACTATAACAGATGTTGTAGTAATGTATGATCACAACACTCAGAGGCCAAGAGGTTTTGGATTTATCACTTATGATTCTGAAGAGGCTGTTGACCAGGTCTTACTTAAGACGTTTCATGAATTGAACGGGAAAATGGTTGAGGTCAAGCGAGCAGTTCCTAAGGAGTTATCGCCAGGACCTAGCCGCAGTCCTCTTAGTGGATATAACTATGGTCTGAGTAGGGTCAATAGTTTCTTAAACGGCTTCACTCAGGGGTATACTCCAAATACTGTTGGAAACTATGGACTTCGGATGGATGGTAGGTTCAGTCCGGTTGCCGGCGGTCGAAATGCATTTGCACAGTTTGGATCTGGTTATGGAATGAGTATGAATTTTGAGCCTGGTTTGAGTGCTGGATTTGGGGGAAATGCAAATTTCAATGGCAATCTTAGCTACGGACGGGGCTTAAACCCTTACTTTATCGGCAACTCCAATAGGTTTGGAAGTCCTGTTGGATATGAAAGTGGTAACGGAGGAAACAGTTCTTTCTTCAGTTCCGTGACTCGAAACTTGTGGGGAAATGGAAGCCTTAACTACGGAACAAGTTCTGCAAATTCCAATGCATACATTGGATCAGGGAGTGGGAGTGTTGGAGGAAACACGTTCAGCAATACTGGAGGAGTCAACTGGGGTTCTTCAGCAATTTCTGGACACGGTGGAGGGAACAATGTGTCGCAGAGTGGTGGCAACCTTGGATATGGAGGTGGCAACAATGGTTATGGATTGGGGACCGAAGGTTATGGAAGAAGCAGTGGTTCCACTCTTGCACCGACATCTTCATACTCTACATCAAATGGTGGTGGGGGTGTTGATGGGGCTTTTGCCGATTTTTACAACAATAATTCAGTCTATGGGGACCCAACTTGGCGATCTTCAAACTCTGAGAGAGATGGATCTGGTCCCTTTGGTTACGGACTTGGTGGTGCAGCTTCGGATGTTTCTGCCAAGACTTCTCCTGGTTATGTTGGTGGTTATACTGTTAATAAAAGGCAGCCAAATAGGG GAATTACTACATAG